One segment of Streptomyces sp. NA02950 DNA contains the following:
- a CDS encoding ABC transporter permease, with product MSATVTTTKSTTTPGKATGSAPRMSLAKVLLIVAGGLIALSVLRTFVDAAQQADFDRVTSSGQIAAALSMAVPIGLAGLGGLWAERAGVVNIGLEGMMILGTFFGAWAGYQTNPWMGVLAGVLGGALGGVVHAVATVTFGVDHIISGVAINILALGATTYLAKRWFEPLSDIGGSPKQSPQVDDLPSFTVPGLSDWLSTLENHHWFLVSDVAGILGGLVTDISALTVLTVVLIIGSFFVLWKTSFGLRLRSCGENPTAAESLGVNVYLYKYLAVIASGALAGLGGVFLALVRSHIYNEGQTGGRGYIGLAAMLFGNWRPGGLAMGAGLFGYSDALQLRNGGVTVHALLLLVALGLAVLAGWRLFRKSYVGGAVAGAGAVLLIVWYLLSETVSNDLVAGTPYIVTLLVMGMASQRLRMPKANNRPYRKGQGT from the coding sequence ATGAGTGCCACGGTGACCACCACCAAGAGCACGACCACGCCGGGCAAGGCCACGGGATCCGCCCCCCGGATGTCCCTGGCCAAGGTGCTGCTGATCGTCGCGGGCGGCCTGATCGCGCTGTCGGTGCTGCGGACCTTCGTCGACGCCGCCCAGCAGGCGGACTTCGACCGCGTCACCTCCTCCGGCCAGATCGCCGCCGCGCTGTCCATGGCCGTTCCGATCGGTCTCGCGGGCCTCGGTGGTCTGTGGGCCGAGCGGGCCGGCGTGGTCAACATCGGCCTCGAGGGCATGATGATCCTCGGCACCTTCTTCGGTGCCTGGGCCGGTTACCAGACCAACCCCTGGATGGGGGTGCTCGCGGGCGTCCTCGGCGGTGCCCTGGGCGGGGTGGTCCATGCCGTCGCCACCGTCACCTTCGGGGTGGACCACATCATCTCCGGTGTGGCGATCAACATCCTCGCCCTCGGCGCCACCACCTACCTGGCCAAGCGCTGGTTCGAACCGCTGAGCGACATCGGTGGTTCGCCCAAGCAGTCCCCGCAGGTCGACGACCTCCCGTCGTTCACCGTGCCCGGTCTGTCCGACTGGCTGTCCACCCTGGAGAACCACCACTGGTTCCTGGTCTCGGACGTCGCCGGCATCCTCGGCGGTCTGGTCACCGACATCTCGGCGCTGACCGTGCTGACCGTGGTGCTGATCATCGGCAGCTTCTTCGTCCTGTGGAAGACCTCGTTCGGACTGCGCCTGCGGTCCTGCGGTGAGAACCCGACGGCGGCCGAGTCCCTGGGCGTCAACGTCTACCTGTACAAGTACCTGGCCGTGATCGCCTCCGGCGCCCTGGCCGGGCTCGGCGGTGTCTTCCTCGCCCTGGTCCGCTCGCACATCTACAACGAGGGCCAGACCGGCGGCCGCGGCTACATCGGCCTCGCGGCGATGCTCTTCGGCAACTGGCGGCCCGGCGGGCTGGCGATGGGCGCGGGCCTGTTCGGCTACTCCGACGCCCTCCAGCTGCGCAACGGCGGCGTGACCGTGCACGCGCTGCTCCTGCTGGTGGCACTCGGCCTCGCTGTGCTGGCGGGCTGGCGGCTCTTCCGCAAGAGTTATGTCGGAGGCGCGGTGGCCGGTGCCGGTGCGGTCCTGCTGATCGTCTGGTACCTGCTGTCGGAGACCGTCTCCAACGACCTGGTCGCCGGTACCCCGTACATCGTCACCCTGCTGGTGATGGGCATGGCCTCACAACGGCTGCGGATGCCCAAGGCCAACAACAGGCCCTACCGGAAGGGACAGGGCACATGA
- a CDS encoding cytidine deaminase gives MSTPAAAAPDWESLRAAARDAMSRAYAPYSRFPVGAAALVDDGRTVTGCNVENAAYGVALCAECGLVSALFASGGGRLTAFTCCDAEGAVLMPCGRCRQLLWEHGGPGLRIDTASGIRPLAELLPDAFGPADLERLGAPG, from the coding sequence ATGAGCACACCCGCTGCGGCGGCTCCCGACTGGGAGTCGCTGCGCGCGGCGGCCCGGGACGCGATGTCCCGGGCCTACGCCCCGTACTCCCGCTTCCCGGTGGGCGCCGCGGCGCTCGTCGACGACGGCCGCACGGTCACCGGGTGCAATGTGGAGAACGCGGCCTACGGCGTCGCCCTGTGCGCCGAATGCGGACTGGTCTCGGCGCTCTTCGCCTCCGGCGGCGGCCGGCTGACCGCCTTCACCTGCTGCGATGCCGAGGGCGCCGTGCTGATGCCGTGCGGCCGCTGCCGCCAGCTGCTGTGGGAGCACGGTGGCCCCGGCCTCCGGATCGACACGGCCTCCGGAATCCGCCCGCTGGCCGAGCTGCTGCCGGACGCCTTCGGCCCCGCCGACCTCGAACGCCTCGGCGCTCCGGGCTAG
- a CDS encoding thymidine phosphorylase, with the protein MDAISVIRAKRDGGRLSDGQIDWIIDAYTRGEVDPEQMSALAMAIFLNGMDRAEIARWTAAMIASGERMDFSSLPRPTADKHSTGGVGDKITLPLAPLVAACGAAVPQLSGRGLGHTGGTLDKLEAIPGWRALLSNDEMLAVLREVGSVICAAGDGLAPADKKLYALRDVTGTVESIPLIASSIMSKKIAEGTGSLVLDVKVGSGAFMKDIDAARELATTMVGLGTDHGVRTVALLTDMSTPLGLTAGNALEVRESVEVLAGGGPADVVELTLALAREMLDAAGLPDADPAKALADGSAMDHWRRMIAAQGGDPDAALPVARERHVVPAAADGVLTRLDAYAVGVAAWRLGAGRARKEDPVQAGAGIELHAKPGERVTAGQPLLTLHTDTPSRFDYALRALDGAVDYAPADTAFSAPPIVLERIA; encoded by the coding sequence ATGGACGCCATCTCCGTCATCCGCGCCAAGCGCGACGGCGGCCGCCTCAGCGACGGCCAGATCGACTGGATCATCGACGCCTACACCCGCGGCGAGGTCGACCCCGAGCAGATGTCCGCGCTCGCGATGGCGATCTTCCTCAACGGGATGGACCGTGCGGAGATCGCCCGCTGGACCGCCGCCATGATCGCGTCCGGTGAACGGATGGACTTCTCCTCCCTCCCGCGCCCCACCGCCGACAAGCACTCCACCGGTGGTGTCGGCGACAAGATCACCCTGCCGCTGGCGCCCCTGGTGGCCGCCTGCGGCGCCGCCGTACCGCAGCTCTCCGGCCGCGGTCTCGGCCACACCGGCGGCACCCTCGACAAGCTGGAGGCGATCCCCGGCTGGCGGGCGCTGCTGTCCAACGACGAGATGTTGGCCGTGCTGCGGGAGGTCGGCTCGGTCATCTGCGCGGCGGGCGACGGCCTCGCCCCCGCCGACAAGAAGCTCTACGCGCTGCGCGATGTGACCGGGACGGTCGAGTCCATCCCGCTCATCGCTTCGTCGATCATGTCCAAGAAGATCGCCGAGGGCACCGGCTCGCTGGTGCTGGATGTGAAGGTCGGCTCCGGCGCCTTCATGAAGGACATCGACGCCGCCCGGGAGCTGGCCACCACGATGGTGGGCCTGGGCACCGACCACGGGGTGCGCACCGTCGCCCTGCTCACCGACATGTCCACCCCGCTCGGTCTGACGGCGGGCAACGCGCTCGAAGTCCGTGAATCCGTCGAGGTGCTGGCGGGCGGCGGCCCCGCCGATGTTGTCGAACTCACCCTCGCCCTGGCCCGCGAGATGCTCGACGCGGCGGGTCTGCCGGACGCCGATCCGGCCAAGGCCCTCGCGGACGGCTCCGCGATGGACCACTGGCGCCGCATGATCGCCGCCCAGGGCGGCGACCCCGACGCGGCGCTGCCGGTCGCCCGCGAGCGGCATGTGGTCCCGGCCGCCGCCGACGGCGTGCTCACCCGTCTCGACGCCTACGCGGTCGGTGTCGCCGCCTGGCGGCTCGGCGCGGGCCGCGCCCGCAAGGAGGACCCGGTCCAGGCGGGCGCCGGGATCGAGCTCCACGCCAAGCCGGGCGAGCGCGTCACCGCCGGTCAGCCGCTGCTGACCCTGCACACCGACACACCTTCGAGGTTCGACTACGCCCTCCGGGCCCTGGACGGCGCGGTGGACTACGCCCCGGCGGACACGGCGTTCAGCGCGCCCCCGATCGTGCTGGAGCGCATCGCGTAA
- a CDS encoding RICIN domain-containing protein has translation MSRKRRISVVAVCAAAAITGGVLSSSAFGTDDEEQPKAARPSTASAPVTDNAGTATDNATFDNGVMALKAPATPLKTAAAAPHGEGWKLAGPGTSLSTGYTIRFYDQKSADWLSRYAKASATDLRRVTHLPITVDTKPVGWDYQRPKGEIVMGVLKRPCVPPADGDSHGWKVVHDGSGTKNLSCGFFSSSVADTVTSGHAYIDSSFFTSDGKPLPSWGETFMRNHISHEIGHTLGMTHANRSATRGDCVKGSDSGEKPVMCTPADAYPDKRAGTYVQQFDVQGLRHLAKGAGATLSPQGKVTGLGGKCLDVKGGKAANGTQIQLYHCTGGVAQSWLLERDGTFRALGKCLDNAGNAATNGNKIQLSDCTGKASQKWSVNAKGQIVHIASGKVLDVTGGSTADSTKVQLHSANSYKRQVWVTPK, from the coding sequence ATGAGCAGGAAGCGCCGGATATCCGTCGTCGCGGTGTGTGCCGCGGCGGCGATCACCGGCGGAGTGCTCTCGTCCAGCGCGTTCGGCACCGACGACGAGGAACAGCCCAAGGCCGCACGGCCGTCCACGGCTTCGGCGCCGGTGACGGACAACGCCGGGACCGCCACCGACAACGCCACCTTCGACAACGGTGTGATGGCGCTGAAGGCGCCCGCCACACCGCTCAAGACCGCGGCCGCCGCGCCCCACGGTGAGGGCTGGAAGCTGGCCGGTCCGGGCACATCGCTGTCGACCGGCTACACGATCAGGTTCTACGACCAGAAGTCCGCGGACTGGCTGTCCCGTTACGCGAAGGCGTCGGCGACGGACCTCCGGCGGGTCACCCACCTTCCGATCACCGTCGACACCAAGCCGGTCGGCTGGGACTACCAGCGGCCCAAGGGCGAGATCGTCATGGGCGTGCTCAAGCGTCCCTGCGTACCGCCCGCGGACGGCGACAGCCACGGATGGAAGGTGGTCCACGACGGCTCCGGCACCAAGAACCTCAGCTGCGGCTTCTTCTCCTCGTCCGTGGCGGACACGGTGACCAGCGGCCACGCCTACATCGACAGCTCGTTCTTCACCTCGGACGGCAAACCGCTGCCGTCCTGGGGTGAAACCTTCATGCGCAATCACATCAGCCATGAGATCGGGCACACGCTGGGCATGACCCACGCCAACCGCAGCGCCACCCGCGGCGACTGCGTCAAGGGCAGCGACTCCGGCGAGAAGCCGGTCATGTGCACCCCGGCCGATGCCTACCCGGACAAGCGCGCGGGCACCTACGTCCAGCAGTTCGACGTCCAGGGGCTGCGCCACCTCGCCAAGGGCGCCGGGGCCACCCTCTCGCCCCAGGGCAAGGTGACCGGCCTCGGCGGCAAGTGCCTGGACGTCAAGGGCGGCAAGGCCGCCAACGGCACCCAGATCCAGCTCTACCACTGCACCGGCGGCGTCGCCCAGTCCTGGCTGCTGGAGCGGGACGGCACCTTCCGCGCGCTCGGCAAGTGCCTGGACAACGCGGGCAACGCGGCCACCAACGGCAACAAGATCCAGCTCTCCGACTGCACCGGCAAGGCGTCGCAGAAGTGGTCGGTCAACGCCAAGGGCCAGATCGTGCACATCGCCTCGGGCAAGGTCCTCGATGTGACGGGCGGTTCCACCGCCGACAGCACCAAGGTCCAACTCCACTCGGCCAACAGCTACAAACGGCAGGTCTGGGTCACCCCGAAGTAA
- a CDS encoding LysR family transcriptional regulator, whose product MEIIVPSQHEPRSGARVSHISYEHDIPVTAGMEEESWAEALTPRLAQFAAVARHEHVTRAAQELGVPQSTLSRAMVRLEEDLGVALFARRGRTVALTPAGRTFLRSVERALAEVDRAAESVRADADPAAGRVSFGFLHTLGSETVPGLLRAFRVDHPRVRFQLVQNYGEAMIERMRAGGLDLCLTSPMPDAPDLVARRLDEQRLRLVVPDDHRLAGRRRIRLAEAASEVFVTLEPGYGLRRITDALCAEAGFTPKIAFEGEEAETIRGLVAAGLGVALLPPPAVPRPGVAELTVTAPRAVREIGVAWLDGHPDTPPVAAFKRFLLSRRGQLLD is encoded by the coding sequence ATGGAGATAATCGTTCCATCACAGCATGAGCCGAGGTCAGGGGCGCGCGTGTCACACATCAGTTACGAACACGACATTCCGGTGACAGCGGGAATGGAGGAGGAGTCCTGGGCGGAGGCCCTCACCCCGCGGCTCGCCCAGTTCGCCGCCGTCGCCCGCCACGAACACGTCACCCGGGCCGCCCAGGAGCTCGGGGTGCCGCAGTCGACGCTCAGCCGGGCGATGGTCCGGCTGGAGGAGGACCTCGGCGTCGCGCTGTTCGCCCGGCGCGGCCGTACGGTGGCGCTCACCCCGGCGGGCCGGACGTTTCTGCGCTCGGTCGAACGGGCCCTCGCCGAGGTGGACCGCGCCGCCGAGTCGGTGCGGGCGGACGCCGATCCCGCCGCCGGACGCGTCTCGTTCGGCTTTCTGCACACCCTCGGCTCGGAGACGGTGCCCGGACTGCTCCGCGCCTTCCGGGTGGACCATCCGCGGGTCCGCTTCCAGCTGGTCCAGAACTACGGCGAAGCGATGATCGAGCGGATGCGGGCGGGCGGTCTCGACCTCTGTCTGACCTCACCCATGCCCGACGCCCCCGACCTCGTCGCGCGTCGGCTGGACGAGCAGCGGCTGCGGCTGGTGGTGCCGGACGACCACCGGCTGGCGGGCCGCCGCCGGATCCGTCTGGCCGAGGCCGCCTCCGAGGTCTTCGTCACCCTTGAACCGGGCTACGGGCTGCGCCGTATCACCGACGCGCTGTGCGCCGAGGCGGGATTCACCCCGAAGATCGCGTTCGAGGGCGAGGAGGCCGAGACCATCCGGGGTCTGGTGGCCGCCGGACTCGGGGTGGCCCTGCTGCCGCCCCCGGCGGTGCCGCGCCCCGGGGTGGCGGAGCTGACGGTCACCGCGCCGCGCGCGGTGCGGGAGATCGGCGTCGCCTGGCTGGACGGCCATCCGGACACTCCGCCGGTGGCGGCCTTCAAACGCTTCCTGCTGAGCAGAAGGGGTCAGTTGCTCGACTAA
- a CDS encoding MFS transporter, translating into MPPADTGASTGNHRVDASPALSSAPVSTRSAAGAVPAPERMSPGRPGYVRMRFALFTAGLATFALLYSTQALLPAISDDLHVQADQASWTVSAATAALALAVLPLSALSERFGRRAMMTGSLTVAVALALLVPYAPDLGWLIGLRAVQGAALAGIPASAMAYLSEEVQPKALVGAIGLFVAGNSVGGMSGRILTGWVADGYGWRTALAAVGVMALLCAVAFRLLLPPARHFTPAAVSPRALARTVAGHLADPLLCRLYAIGALFMTVFGAVYTVIGYRLVAEPFGLSQSLIGSIFLIYLVGTVSSAATGKLVGRLGRRGALYVAVTTTAAGLLLSLLNSIGAVLLGLVLITAGFFAGHAAASSAVSRTAKTGRAQAAALYQASYYIGSSAGGALGALAFHAAGWAGTVLLGLVAVVAAAAITLYATRKAQVERRAEVARRALRGLPA; encoded by the coding sequence ATGCCTCCCGCTGATACCGGGGCGTCCACCGGGAACCACCGTGTGGACGCCTCCCCCGCGCTGTCCTCCGCACCCGTCTCCACCCGTTCCGCGGCCGGGGCCGTGCCCGCTCCCGAGCGGATGAGCCCGGGCCGCCCCGGCTACGTCCGGATGCGGTTCGCCCTCTTCACCGCCGGGCTCGCGACCTTCGCCCTGCTCTACTCGACCCAGGCGCTGCTGCCCGCGATCTCCGACGACCTCCATGTGCAGGCCGACCAGGCCAGCTGGACCGTCTCCGCGGCCACCGCGGCCCTGGCCCTCGCGGTGCTGCCGCTGAGCGCCCTGTCCGAGCGGTTCGGCCGCCGCGCCATGATGACCGGCTCGCTCACGGTCGCGGTGGCGCTCGCCCTGCTGGTGCCGTACGCCCCGGACCTGGGCTGGCTGATCGGACTGCGCGCGGTCCAGGGCGCCGCCCTGGCCGGGATCCCGGCCTCGGCGATGGCGTACCTCTCGGAGGAGGTGCAGCCCAAGGCGCTGGTCGGCGCGATCGGGCTGTTCGTGGCGGGCAACAGCGTCGGCGGTATGAGCGGCCGGATCCTCACCGGCTGGGTGGCCGACGGCTACGGCTGGCGGACCGCGCTGGCCGCGGTCGGCGTCATGGCGCTGCTGTGCGCGGTCGCCTTCCGGCTGCTGCTGCCCCCGGCCCGGCACTTCACCCCGGCCGCGGTGAGCCCGCGTGCCCTGGCCCGTACCGTCGCCGGACACCTCGCCGACCCGCTGCTGTGCCGTCTGTACGCGATCGGCGCGCTGTTCATGACGGTCTTCGGCGCGGTCTACACGGTCATCGGCTACCGGCTGGTGGCCGAACCGTTCGGCCTCTCGCAGTCCCTGATCGGCTCGATCTTCCTGATCTACCTGGTGGGCACGGTCTCCTCGGCCGCGACCGGCAAGCTGGTCGGCCGGCTCGGCCGGCGCGGCGCCCTGTACGTGGCCGTGACCACCACGGCGGCCGGACTGCTGCTGTCCCTGCTGAACTCGATCGGCGCGGTGCTGCTCGGCCTGGTGCTGATCACCGCGGGCTTCTTCGCGGGCCACGCGGCGGCCTCCTCGGCGGTCAGCCGGACCGCCAAGACCGGCCGCGCCCAGGCCGCGGCGCTCTACCAGGCGTCGTACTACATCGGCAGCAGCGCGGGCGGCGCGCTGGGCGCGCTCGCCTTCCACGCGGCCGGATGGGCGGGAACGGTCCTGCTGGGCCTGGTGGCCGTGGTGGCCGCGGCGGCGATCACGCTCTACGCGACCCGCAAGGCCCAGGTCGAACGCCGGGCGGAGGTCGCCCGCCGGGCCCTCCGCGGCCTCCCCGCCTGA
- a CDS encoding S9 family peptidase gives MAQQALPERGARLGRPMGAAAARRTVHGVVLLLPGGEAVGTRRPTRMSAAAVLPLARRLVRAGQDEGLAAHVVHYRHRGWNGSDADPAADAEWAADEVGRLYGDVPVCLTGHGMGGRAALRAAGHPAVSSVVALAPWLPEPDAALAPDPVKQLVGRQVLIAHGTNDERTDPDLSYRLAERAKKVNRNVCRFEVHTDGHGLHQHRSEVQALTVDFLLGSLFATGYSRPVADALAAPPPLGLRMPLAAGFGSTLHR, from the coding sequence ATGGCTCAGCAAGCGTTGCCCGAACGGGGCGCACGGCTGGGGCGGCCGATGGGCGCGGCCGCCGCGCGGAGGACCGTACACGGTGTGGTGCTGCTGCTCCCGGGAGGGGAGGCCGTCGGTACCCGGCGCCCCACCCGGATGTCGGCGGCGGCAGTGCTGCCACTGGCCCGAAGACTGGTGCGCGCCGGTCAGGACGAGGGCCTGGCCGCCCATGTCGTCCACTACCGGCACCGCGGATGGAACGGCTCCGACGCGGATCCCGCCGCGGACGCCGAGTGGGCCGCGGACGAGGTGGGGCGGCTCTACGGCGATGTGCCGGTCTGCCTCACCGGCCACGGCATGGGCGGCCGCGCCGCCCTCCGCGCCGCCGGGCACCCGGCCGTCAGCTCGGTGGTCGCCCTCGCCCCCTGGCTCCCGGAACCCGACGCGGCCCTGGCACCCGATCCGGTGAAACAGCTCGTGGGACGGCAGGTGCTGATCGCCCACGGGACCAACGACGAGCGCACCGACCCCGATCTGTCCTACCGGCTGGCGGAGCGGGCCAAGAAGGTCAACCGGAACGTCTGCCGCTTCGAGGTGCACACCGACGGCCACGGCCTGCACCAGCACCGCTCCGAAGTCCAGGCCCTGACCGTGGACTTCCTCCTCGGCTCGCTCTTCGCCACGGGCTACTCCCGCCCCGTGGCCGACGCCCTGGCGGCCCCTCCCCCGCTGGGCCTGCGGATGCCACTGGCAGCGGGCTTCGGCTCGACCCTCCACCGCTAG